A stretch of Microbulbifer sp. SAOS-129_SWC DNA encodes these proteins:
- a CDS encoding transposase: protein MGKKRTQAYTEEFRREAVKRAEKPGATTASVARELGVSAQQIYNWRRQFNRLSEKQFNSLDGVDYSKRESAEVRRLKKELHEARQEVDFLKKAAAYFANHQE, encoded by the coding sequence ATGGGTAAGAAAAGAACTCAGGCGTATACGGAAGAATTCCGTAGAGAGGCGGTAAAAAGAGCGGAAAAGCCTGGAGCTACTACGGCTTCAGTAGCTCGAGAGCTAGGTGTCAGTGCCCAGCAGATCTATAACTGGCGACGACAGTTCAATCGACTCTCAGAGAAGCAATTCAATAGCCTGGATGGGGTCGATTACTCCAAGCGGGAGAGCGCTGAAGTGCGCCGCCTGAAAAAGGAGCTGCATGAGGCTCGTCAGGAGGTCGATTTCCTAAAAAAGGCAGCTGCGTACTTTGCGAACCACCAAGAGTAA
- a CDS encoding IS3 family transposase: MCEHVGLYPVRLMCRCLEVSASGYYRWISREESPQAIRRKRVTERVKDTFESFKARYGAPRIARELMEAGIPCSTNYIAGIMHKEHIRARNGKGFRYSRPVESKVNVAANLLKRCFQVDRPNRRWTSDITYIWVRDRWLYLAVVMDLYSRRIVGWALDTQMTEELTQQALKMALLQRKRTPGLIVHSDRGVQYRAQGYQDLLMKNRCRSSMSRQANCWDNAAMESFFSRLKVELVYAASFESVDQAKSEVFEYIEVFYNRVRRHSTLGYISPDEYERKCA; the protein is encoded by the coding sequence ATATGCGAGCATGTAGGGTTGTACCCGGTACGCTTGATGTGTCGGTGCCTCGAAGTATCCGCTTCGGGCTATTACCGTTGGATCAGCCGAGAGGAAAGCCCTCAGGCGATCCGTAGGAAGCGGGTTACGGAGCGGGTTAAGGACACCTTTGAGAGCTTCAAAGCCCGCTATGGTGCTCCGAGGATCGCCCGTGAGCTGATGGAAGCAGGGATACCTTGCTCTACCAACTATATCGCTGGAATCATGCATAAAGAGCATATCCGGGCGAGGAACGGTAAGGGCTTCCGTTATAGCCGGCCAGTTGAGAGTAAGGTGAACGTTGCTGCCAACCTGCTGAAGCGCTGCTTCCAGGTGGATCGCCCTAACCGACGCTGGACGAGTGACATCACCTACATCTGGGTGAGAGACCGCTGGCTCTATCTCGCCGTGGTGATGGATCTGTATTCACGACGCATTGTCGGTTGGGCGCTAGATACCCAGATGACAGAAGAGCTTACGCAGCAGGCATTGAAGATGGCTCTGCTGCAAAGGAAGAGAACGCCGGGCTTGATTGTTCATTCAGACCGGGGCGTTCAATATCGTGCTCAGGGATATCAGGACCTGCTAATGAAGAATAGATGCCGATCCAGCATGAGCCGACAAGCGAACTGTTGGGATAATGCCGCGATGGAGTCATTCTTCAGTCGCTTGAAGGTGGAGCTGGTGTATGCCGCGAGTTTTGAGAGTGTGGATCAGGCGAAGTCCGAGGTGTTTGAGTACATCGAGGTTTTCTACAACAGGGTACGTAGGCACTCTACACTGGGTTATATAAGTCCAGATGAGTATGAGCGCAAATGCGCGTAG